From Platichthys flesus chromosome 7, fPlaFle2.1, whole genome shotgun sequence:
TGACAgaagtatgagtgtgtgtccaaAGGGACTGAAAAACGTTTTACATGGAATCACAGACACTTCAACAAAATTCGTCCCAAAATGAGGTCACATGATAATCATGAGAACGTTGGTGGACGCAGTCTACGACCAGATCGCCACAGTTCATGCAAACTAATGACAGTATCAACCATCTGTCTTTTTCTCCTATTGGCTCTGTTTAAACTCAACCTGATCTGAACCCCTTCTCCCCTGTTTCTAACCTTCCGGACCTTCTGACCCTCTCCCTCCTGACACCCTCCCCAATAACTGCTCCATGTCCAGCAGgagacataaaacaacacaggggATATATCCATATATTCTATGTGAAAATTAACACTTGCCAgttctctgtttctttccagAGGGCTTGCCATGTATAACTCATCACAGTTGTATGTATAAGgattgtttcctgtttctccaaAGCTACTGACTTTGCATGCAAGCTGCCTGTGCAAATAGCTAGTCTCATCCTCCATCTTTTGGCCCAACATTTTCCTCCAGATCAGCATTTTACACCCATCTCCTATTGATCTTGAATGAACATCAATGCATTACTGGGAAACAAACTCTATGAGTATTCATTTATGCACAAAGACCACTTAACCTTATTTGGTGACTATTTGGCATTGCTTCTAAATTCAGATCCAACCTGTGgcatttcaatttaattattggGCATTTTTGTGGcattttttaatctaaatttcattttcctgaggaggctcgtaagaaaacacaacaaattagaGAACAATTGAACTTGTCTCTCTTATCtactcgtctgtctgtctgtctgtctgtcttgtcTATTGAGTCCGTTGCTCTCTAATCCTGACGCCCGTGCTTTTCTGCACTTTGCAGAAAACAGCCAAGATGGAGGAATTCATGCCGACTTAATATATGACAGACCATATGACTATAGCTCGGCGCCTGAAATCGTGACGGTAGACCGTAATGCCAAGTATGAGTTCTCAACCTTAGAAAGGGGGGTTCTGCAAGGGTATCCATTGAGGGAACAACAGGAAGATAAAATGCAGTATTTGCAGgtatattttcattgattttcttcatttcttttacCTGATCAATTGAATTATTACTAAATGATACTTCATTGCTAATGTGCATGGTGAAATGGCCGGTGGGCCTTTACAGTATCTTGCATATTGTGATGCTACCTCTTCCAGATATGccatttattcttttcttttgtctcatGAATCAAAAATACACTCTTACTGACTACTGTTAGGTAAATATGACCATCGTGCAGCTCCATCAACATGTTATTAGATCATGTGTCTATCTATCAACTAGACAAGATGTATATTAGCCATGGAGCTACATGCAACTAAGTGCATTTTTATCTTGTAAGAGGGTAAGAGTTTAGTAACTGACTTACCTTTTACATTTCAGGAATCCCTTAAGGTTTCAGGACCACAAACATCTGCTCATGTTCTACCCATAAGCATTATGTCCATTGGATCCAGCATCCATCCCAGTCAAATGCAGACCTGTGAAATTCTCCTTTTCAGCCTGCATTCACACCCAAGCTTGTGCTAACACACAGTCTTCTGAGACAATACAACAAGACACTTTTTCAATCCTGATTAAACTCAATAAGCTGTCAAATCCGACCCCAAATCAGATATCGGATCAGACTGAATGAAATTGTCTGATTAAAAAAGTTAAGAAGATTTTTTGGAAATCTTGCTGGTATTGGCCTGGAAGACTGTGGTATTAATATGAACCGAAACTCTAGAAACTACTGATGCAACCCACACAGTATTAACTTCAACAGAGCATCTTAACACTGTGTCATCTTTGTCATAAACTACTAAGCGAAGGGCTTTCGTTGCCTCTGCACAGCCCAAGGAATTACATCTACTCCAATACATTGTCTATTGAGTATAACAAAAGTGAAATTGGTGAACACCCCAGATTTCTACCATTCCGATGAACCTTTCAAAGACCAAAGTGGAAACAGAGATGTATACAGTAGCTGCCATCACGTCAAACCATCACTCCATACATTGTTTTGTGTCCGATTCGCCTCTATTCATGACATTAGATCCCTCTGATTGCAAAGTATCACTTGTTATCCACCGCTGTGTGATTGGGAAACAAATGAGGTGCATTTTTTTCAGTGTCAGGAGTTCATCAGTGATACAGTCAGGTTATTATTGTGGCTGCTGGGGGCGGGGGTTAAAGGCCCAGTCAGAACATGGGCCGAACAAAAATCAAATCACTATCAAATAGCACCTCCATTTGTGATTTGCTACTGCACCTCTGAAGTGGTTTGATTGCAGAATAAAGCTTCTTTGGCTTTATTTGCATGTTAGCTGttagtatctctctctctctctccctctctctctctctctctctctctctctctctctctctctctctctctctctctctctccatcctgccaAGTCCGTCCTGCATCCTCCTCCATTTTAATGcctgtgctgccctctgctgttcagctcctctcatcccccccaacacactcacatgctACTGTATCGTCTGTTGTCTCATTTTGTTTATCTGCATTTACCAAAAGCCGCCACTGGGGGGCAGGCTGATATCAATCTTGTGGCTCTTGACGTCACCTTGACAAACCCTTTCTCTCTTGCATAGTTGTCAGAACAGAATGGAATGTGAGTATAACGTGTAGGGAAATATCAATTACtatttcagtttaatttccAAATAATGGAGACGTTATAAGCCTGCTAATGAAAAACAGTCAGTCTGAGGGATTTGCTAAAAAACTGTTTAATACAATTCTTATAATCTTTGATAACAGCTCATATGCATGTAGGATTTTCCAGAAACACATTAACTGAACGATGGTGCTAAGGATAAATTCTGAAATAACATGAAcatggtgagagagagattttCACTGATCTACATAAATGTCATCAACTCAAAAGCAGGTATCTGGGGTTCCTGTTTGACTCAAATTACAGCCCAGTATCAAAGTGGCACTTACGGCCCATAACCTTGAAGAATCCTACATGTACTATCTTGTATGTAGCTTATAATGTAGGTGAATCTATGATAACGTAACATAGCATTACTTACTGTGGAGTGCAAATGCTGGCCTGTGTGTTCTGTCAAACACATCTACTGACTGACAGGATTGGTCTGTGTCTTGGGTCCAGGTGCCCCCTACAAGAAGATACTCCCACGACGAAACCGACATGTGGACCAGCGACCGGATCCCCTCATACCTGCACCGCTGGGGCTCCACCGAGGACATGATAGTGAGTGCCCACTACAGCTCCACCTTGCCGCGCCACGAGAGGCGCAGGAACAGCCTGGTCTCCTACCACGAGGAGagccaccatcaccatcacccgCATCGCAAGCGGCGGCGATCTGAGGACAGCATGCACTCCCTCAAGCACCTGCCGCGCGTGGTCTGCAGCGGCGAGCGCTACGAGGACGAGCTGCTGTGTTTCAGTCGCGACGAGGTGATCAACTTTATAGACGAGACGCCGCTGCCGAGCCCCAGGAAGAGCCCGCGGCGCAAGTCCACCATCTCTCTCATCCCCAATGTGTACGAGCAGCACACAGTCATCCTGCCTCACTTCCCGCTCACAGACTTTGAGCGCGAGCCTCAGGCGCTCAGGAGACTCTCAGAATACAAAAGGAGCAGCAGTTGGAGCCACTCGCCCGACGGTACCCCCAAACAGGAGAGACCCGGTGGACAGAGGAGCCCGGTGGCTTGTGGCTCCAGTAGAGGTCACCGGGAGCGCCTGCGGGACACGAAAGGACAGGGTGAGGTGGGCTCACCTGGGCGCAGCCAGCACACTCCGGGACACTCCACCTGTCGGCCCAGgacaggtggtggaggagggccTGGAGCTGACTGGAGGCATCAGAAGCACCTGAGCAAGGCAGAGAGTAAAGGAAgcacaaacagttttttaagCACACCCTCGGCATCGTCCTCAGGATACATCACCTTTCAGTCTGACTCGGTCGGCTCCACCACCTAAAAGCAACGTTTTCCCTTTTGTTCTTTTAAAGGTGTCCTCTTGAAAACCACTTGAACATTTGTGGTTATGGAAAAGTGAATCATTTTGGCCTTTTAACTCGTGCCACTGTTTTAGAGGCTACCACAGATAAATAGGCTTCAGTTATGCTAATTGGCCTTTGGAGTTTTTTCTGAATGGACCTGATGTAGATTTAGTTTGTAGCCTGGTGAAAAGGTTGAATGATCCCATCATTCAGCTCTCACCTCACAGAATATCAACAGAGGACACTTTTTGTTTCCAGCACTGACACACggaaactgtttttaaatggcGTGAACATTCCCACATCTTGTTTTTGCTGTTTGATATTGTTTCTAATGAAATAATCTGGGGAGGTAATTGTTAGGGTGGgggttttcttctttcttttttctctttttgcacTTTGAACTGAAAaaatcactttgtgttttatttggccCTGtaatggttttgtgttttgctgtaTGGACACATTtgcttttaaaccaaactttcCCTGAACACCGCTCATCTACGCTCTTCTTTGATctattcacattattatttgcTGCACATGAAAAGTTTTGTAATGCACCCTATGTTGAAAAAGAAACTGAGAGTGGTTATCCCAAACTCTTTAGTTTCACATCTTACTGTGTGACCCCAGAGATTCTTAATGAAAATGTGAAGTCAGTTTTAATAGAAGATCATCGTGTCATGTATATATGGAGGAGGTTTGATTTATGATTTCGGTGTTCTTTATTGTTTAATGAGACTTTTACTTAGAGCATTTCCCCACAGTTCGTATTATTCACATGTTCATGTCAACAGTTGTTCGCCACATTGCGTATTCAcacatcagaacatcagaactGGAAATGGTGCTTTATCCTCTGCAACTGAGCTCGTCAGCCATTTGTTTCAGTAGCATGTTAGAAAAGCACCAGTGATGGTCTTTAGCCGCAGCCTCCAGGCCAACTAGATGTAGCATAACGTGATGCTGGTGTCTAAACCCACAAACATGTTACTGTAAGGAACCCTGTGAATCGAATGGAAATGAAGTGTAATGACTTGGAGTTGACAGCATTGTATTTGGTCATTTACCTCAGGACATTACATTGAGACTATTAGTGGTCCTGTTCTGGAagtttttttgtgatttgtttggcCCTACCTAATAATGTCAATTAAATGTAAGCATCTGACAGTTACAGTTACGATTACAGTTTAGACTTTTGTATAAAGACAAATTTGGAGAGAAATTGGGCTCATTTCACATCACTAAAAGTTGCAGAAACAACATTGAGTTTGACTTTAACTACGATCACGAATGTACTTGCACAAATAAGATGTAGAGTCTCAAAGAGTATCAAGataatatgaaatgaaaatgtcccCTTTGACAGCTTATTATTTATGAAACTTTTTGCTGTTACCATCCAGATAATAATGTTTGTCACATATGATTTCAGTCATCAGGTGTCATTTAGATGTTTAGTTTGAATTCTCATGTAATATTGTACCACTGTCATTGCAGCCTTTTTGATTGGACAAGTTAGTAGAAATGTATATTTCTTTGGCAGCATAACACCACAGTCCCCTGTCAAACTTTGCTCTGTCATAGATTCTTtgcattttgttgtgtttacaaTTTTAAAGTATCATTTTGTAACATATTCAAAGATTTATGATTCAAATATGAATGATATTAAATGTTATGATTTTCTCGTGCAAATGATGACTTGGTTATAAAAAGATATGACTGATTAAATTCACAAGACGATgcatcagagtgtgtgttgaaTGCGTTTCCATTCAtgactttctctccttctttttgcTGGATGCAGATTTATTTCCCTCCAGGTGTTTCACCGCAACACGACGGTCAACAAGGTTGCATAAAGAATGAAGGCAGGTCATTAGGTGAAGACCAAGGTTAAgtgatttgagatttaatttAGTTCAGTCTCActcattttggcaatatcctgCTCCCAGTGAGATATGGTCATTTCCTTTTTATAAAAAACGTATTTGAATGTAGTTCCATACCAACTTCTATTTTTGCCTTCATCTGTAAACACTTAGATTGACATCCATAGATGGATGGTAGGTATAGGTAGGTGGGCAGTTAAGCAGGAGGGTGATTATGTAGATAGATAGCATGAGTTGTATCTATTATATCTATAATTTTGACAATTTGTGTAGTTTCAGTGAGAGCAACTTATTATTCTTACCATTTTCCTCgaaagagggagggaatgaTGATGAGCCATGTAGGTTTTGTGCCCGGTTATTAGTAAGTTACTAGCTAAGCAAACCTACTGAGATGTGTTTCATGTCAACATGGACACATCAAGGCAAATAATGTAACACTGCACAAAATGTAAGGTGTTCACCAAGTAAAACATGAACAGAGGGGGGCAGCGGAGGCGTGTGTAGAAATTAGGGGTGaggtttcatgttgcagctgattattcctcacctcaccctccccttccaacaTGACACCCTATGGTAGCCttaagttgtcataaaaactcaaaaggtgtttggtttgtctggtctgggctactgtaaaaaacatagaaaaacgTTAATGGAAAAACactaacaaaaaaa
This genomic window contains:
- the LOC133957392 gene encoding probable G-protein coupled receptor 153 — its product is MVDEITTMKDDVINANTLAWLVCSGVSILANTWSILSVSAKQKKWKPLEFLICTLAGTHILNMAIPITMYCVITLRRRHSNYEWNEGLCKMFVSTFYTLTLVTCFSVTSLSYHRMWMVRWPVNYRLSNTKKQAVHTVMGIWMVSFILSTLPAVGWHDTNERFYTSDCRFIVTEIGLGFGVCFLLLIGGSVAMGVICIGIALFQTFTIQAGHNADKNKFNVPTIVVEDAQGKRRSSIDGSEPLKTSLQITYLISGIVFIYDFLTGFPILVVSFASLKFDRSYNWMVLCVLWCSIAQSILLPMFIWACDRYRADIRMVWEKCVAIMSNDDVDEENSQDGGIHADLIYDRPYDYSSAPEIVTVDRNAKYEFSTLERGVLQGYPLREQQEDKMQYLQVPPTRRYSHDETDMWTSDRIPSYLHRWGSTEDMIVSAHYSSTLPRHERRRNSLVSYHEESHHHHHPHRKRRRSEDSMHSLKHLPRVVCSGERYEDELLCFSRDEVINFIDETPLPSPRKSPRRKSTISLIPNVYEQHTVILPHFPLTDFEREPQALRRLSEYKRSSSWSHSPDGTPKQERPGGQRSPVACGSSRGHRERLRDTKGQGEVGSPGRSQHTPGHSTCRPRTGGGGGPGADWRHQKHLSKAESKGSTNSFLSTPSASSSGYITFQSDSVGSTT